One Ricinus communis isolate WT05 ecotype wild-type chromosome 7, ASM1957865v1, whole genome shotgun sequence genomic region harbors:
- the LOC8276478 gene encoding ATP-citrate synthase alpha chain protein 1 isoform X2, with protein MARKKIREYDSKRLLKEHFKRLSGYELPIKSAQVTESTDFNELAEKEPWLSSGKLVVKPDMLFGKRGKSGLVALNLDLAEVAIFVKERLGKEVEMGGCKGPITTFIVEPFIPHNEEFYLNMVSERLGCSISFSECGGIEIEENWDKVKTIFVPTGASFTSEVCAPLVATLPLEIKGELEQFIKVVFALFQDLDFTFLEMNPFTLVDGKPYPLDMRGELDDTATFKNFKKWGDIEFPMPFGRVMSPTESFIHGLDEKTSASLKFTVLNPKGRIWTMVAGGGASVIYADTVGDLGYASELGNYAEYSGAPNEEEVLQYARVVIDYATSNPDGRKRALVIGGGIANFTDVAATFNGIIRALREKESKLKAARMQIFVRRGGPNYQRGLAKMRILGEEIGIPIEVYGPEATMTGICKQAIDCITAAA; from the exons ATGGCACGCAAGAAGATCAGAGAGTATGATTCTAAGAGATTGTTGAAGGAGCATTTCAAGAGGCTTTCTGGCTATGAATTGCCTATCAAATCTGCACAA GTTACGGAATCAACTGATTTCAATGAGCTAGCAGAGAAGGAACCTTGGCTTTCTTCTGGGAAACTGGTTGTGAAGCCCGACATGTTATTTGGGAAACGGGGCAAGAGTGGTCTGGTTGCTTTAAATCTTGATCTGGCTGAAGTTGCTATTTTTGTGAAAGAACGCCTTGGCAAAGAG GTGGAGATGGGTGGATGTAAAGGACCAATAACAACATTCATCGTTGAACCCTTCATCCCCCACAATGAAGAATTTTATCTTAATATGGTTTCTGAGCGACTTGGTTGCAGCATAAGCTTTTCAGAATGTGGTGGAATTGAAATTGAAGAGAATTGGGATAAG GTCAAGACTATATTTGTTCCAACTGGAGCATCGTTTACTTCTGAAGTATGTGCTCCACTTGTTGCAACCCTCCCATTGGAG ATAAAAGGAGAACTCGAGCAGTTTATTAAAGTTGTTTTTGCTCTATTTCAAG ATCTTGACTTCACTTTCTTAGAGATGAATCCTTTCACTTTGGTTGATGGAAAGCCTTATCCCTTGGATATGAGGGGTGAGCTGGATGATACTGCTACCTTCAAGAACTTCAAGAA ATGGGGAGACATTGAATTCCCAATGCCATTTGGAAGAGTTATGAGCCCCACTGAGAGCTTCATTCATGGGCTAGATGAAAAG ACAAGTGCATCTCTGAAATTCACAGTTCTGAATCCAAAGGGGCGAATTTGGACTATGGTGGCTGGAGGAGGCGCAAGTGTCATCTATGCTGATACT GTCGGAGATCTTGGTTATGCTTCCGAGTTAGGGAACTATGCTGAATACAGTGGAGCCCCCAATGAAGAGGAAGTATTGCAGTATGCTAGAGTTGTAATTGAT TATGCAACTTCTAATCCTGATGGCCGTAAGAGAGCCCTTGTAATTGGAGGAGGAATTGCTAACTTCACTGATGTTGCTGCTACATTTAATGGCATTATTCGAGCCTTGAGGGAGAAG GAATCTAAGCTTAAGGCAGCAAGGATGCAAATATTCGTGAGGAGAGGAGGTCCTAATTACCAGAGAGGTCTTGCAAAAATGAGGATACTTGGAGAAGAAATCGGCATTCCCATTGAG GTTTATGGCCCTGAAGCAACAATGACTGGTATATGCAAGCAGGCAATCGACTGCATCACTGCGGCTGCATAA
- the LOC8276480 gene encoding protein NSP-INTERACTING KINASE 3 isoform X2, which translates to MSFWLWRVGLLVLTLVEISSATLSPTGINYEVVALANIKSALHDPYNVLESWDANSVDPCSWRMVTCSPDGYVTALGLPSQSLSGTLSSGIGNLTNLQSVLLQNNAISGPIPFAIGRLEKLQTLDLSNNSFSGDIPASLGDLKNLNYLRLNNNSLTGSCPESLSNIEGLTLVDLSFNNLSGSLPKISARTFKVVGNPLICGPKANNNCSAVLPEPLSLPPDGQSDSGHSGHRIAIAFGASFGAAFSVIIMIGLLVWWRYRRNQQIFFDVNEQYDRDVCLGHLRRYTFKELRAATDHFNSKNILGRGGFGIVYRGCLTDGTVVAVKRLKDYNAAGGEIQFQTEVETISLAVHKNLLRLSGFCTTENERLLVYPYMPNGSVASRLRDHIHGRPALDWARRKKIALGTARGLLYLHEQCDPKIIHRDVKAANILLDEDFEAVVGDFGLAKLLDHRDSHVTTAVRGTVGHIAPEYLSTGQSSEKTDVFGFGILLLELITGQKALDFGRAANQKGVMLDWVKKLHQEGKLNLLVDKDLKGNFDRVELEEMVQVALLCTQFNPSHRPKMSEVLKMLEGDGLAEKWEASQKIETPRFRSCESHPQRYSDFIEESSLVVEAMELSGPR; encoded by the exons ATGAGTTTTTGGCTGTGGAGAGTGGGGCTTTTGGTGTTGACATTAGTGGAGATTTCTTCTGCTACTCTCTCGCCAACTGGTATTAACTATGAAG TGGTAGCTTTGGCTAATATAAAGTCTGCTTTACATGACCCATATAATGTTCTGGAAAGTTGGGATGCTAATTCTGTTGATCCCTGTAGCTGGAGGATGGTTACATGCTCTCCAGATGGATATGTTACTGCTTT GGGACTTCCCAGTCAGAGCTTGTCTGGGACCTTATCTTCTGGGATTGGGAACCTTACTAACTTGCAGTCAGT GTTGCTGCAGAATAATGCTATTTCAGGCCCTATACCTTTTGCAATTGGGAGGTTAGAGAAGCTTCAGACACTTGATCTCTCCAACAATTCATTCAGTGGAGACATACCTGCTTCTTTGGGGGACCTTAAGAACCTGAATTACTT GCGGCTAAATAATAACAGCCTCACTGGATCCTGCCCTGAGTCTCTGTCCAACATTGAAGGCCTTACGCTTGT GGACCTTTCATTTAATAATCTGAGTGGTTCTTTGCCTAAAATATCAGCAAGGACGTTCAA AGTTGTAGGGAATCCCTTAATATGTGGACCAAAAGCCAATAACAACTGTTCTGCTGTCTTGCCAGAGCCTCTATCTCTTCCACCAGATG GTCAGTCAGACTCTGGACACAGTGGCCATCGCATAGCTATTGCTTTTGGTGCCAGCTTTGGTGCTGCCTTTTCCGTAATAATTATGATTGGGCTGCTTGTTTGGTGGCGATATAGACGCAATCAGCagattttctttgatgttaATG AACAATATGACCGAGATGTATGCTTGGGCCATTTGAGAAGGTACACTTTTAAGGAGCTCAGGGCTGCAACTGATCATTTCAATTCAAAAAACATTCTCGGGAGAGGTGGATTTGGAATAGTGTACAGGGGATGCTTGACCGATGGGACTGTGGTAGCTGTTAAAAGGCTGAAGGATTATAATGCTGCTGGCGGTGAAATCCAATTCCAGACAGAAGTAGAGACAATAAGTTTAGCTGTTCACAAAAATCTGCTCAGGCTCTCTGGGTTCTGCACCACTGAGAATGAAAGGCTGCTTGTTTATCCTTATATGCCAAATGGAAGTGTAGCATCCCGATTAAGAG ATCACATTCATGGCCGGCCAGCATTGGACTGGGCAAGGCGAAAGAAGATAGCTTTAGGTACAGCTAGGGGTTTACTTTATTTGCATGAGCAGTGTGACCCAAAGATTATCCATCGTGATGTCAAAGCAGCCAACATTTTGTTGGATGAAGACTTTGAGGCAGTTGTTGGTGATTTTGGGTTGGCAAAGCTTTTGGATCACAGAGATTCACATGTGACCACAGCAGTGCGTGGCACCGTTGGCCACATTGCTCCAGAGTACTTGTCCACTGGTCAGTCTTCAGAAAAGACGGATGTGTTTGGGTTTGGGATATTGCTTCTTGAGCTCATCACAGGTCAGAAAGCCTTGGATTTTGGAAGGGCAGCTAACCAGAAAGGGGTCATGCTTGATTGG GTGAAGAAACTCCATCAAGAAGGAAAACTGAATCTCCTAGTGGATAAGGATCTTAAGGGAAATTTTGACAGAGTGGAATTGGAAGAAATGGTTCAAGTTGCTCTCTTATGTACTCAGTTCAATCCTTCACACCGACCAAAGATGTCTGAAGTATTGAAGATGTTAGAAGGTGACGGTTTAGCTGAAAAATGGGAAGCTTCACAAAAGATTGAGACACCAAGGTTCAGATCATGCGAAAGCCATCCTCAAAGATATTCAGATTTTATAGAAGAATCTTCACTTGTGGTGGAAGCAATGGAGCTTTCTGGCCCTCGGTGA
- the LOC8276479 gene encoding F-box/kelch-repeat protein At1g23390, whose product MSKVSKAENGEQEQEQSTIHGDILESIVTRVPLIDLLSTFQVSISWNRAVLTSLHRFNRIKPWLILHTQATRSPYSTAAHAYDPRSDVWVQVQQPPISYISALRSSHSTLLYMLSPSNFSFSFDPMHLMWHNVDAPLVWRTDPVVAVVGHRVVVAGGTCDFEDDPLAVEIYDMKTRSWDTCESMPAFFKDSASSMWLSTAVQGNKMYVVVKSTGVAYWFDPEAKSWSGPYSLCPDTNVSCCCIGFANGRLILTGLTGDNEGTVSSVRLWELNSESMELCKEMGEMPSLLVEKLRGEILSTVVNVMGDFVFVISTSALDEVLLCELGGACNSWSSVRNAVVNDKCRLSQRLVFTCANVGLVDLHRATAANGRRFSIVESMGE is encoded by the coding sequence ATGTCAAAAGTTAGTAAAGCAGAAAACGGAGagcaagaacaagaacaatCCACAATCCATGGAGACATCCTAGAATCCATAGTCACTCGTGTTCCTCTCATCGACCTTCTCTCTACATTCCAAGTCTCCATATCTTGGAACCGCGCTGTTTTAACTTCTCTTCATCGTTTCAACAGAATCAAACCATGGCTTATCCTCCATACGCAAGCCACACGGTCTCCTTACTCCACAGCCGCACACGCCTACGATCCTCGCTCGGACGTCTGGGTTCAAGTTCAGCAGCCTCCAATCAGTTACATCTCAGCCCTCCGATCCTCTCACTCCACACTCCTCTACATGTTATCTCCTTCTAACTTTTCATTCTCTTTCGACCCTATGCATTTGATGTGGCACAACGTGGACGCCCCACTTGTTTGGAGAACGGACCCTGTTGTTGCTGTTGTTGGGCACCGTGTCGTTGTAGCCGGCGGTACATGTGATTTCGAGGACGATCCTTTAGCTGTGGAGATTTACGACATGAAGACACGCTCGTGGGACACATGTGAGTCCATGCCAGCTTTCTTCAAAGACTCAGCTTCCTCAATGTGGCTTTCAACAGCTGTACAAGGTAATAAAATGTACGTTGTAGTGAAAAGCACTGGCGTCGCTTACTGGTTTGACCCAGAAGCTAAGTCTTGGTCTGGACCTTATAGTCTGTGTCCTGACACAAATGTGAGCTGTTGTTGCATTGGATTCGCTAATGGCCGTCTGATTCTTACTGGTCTGACTGGGGACAATGAGGGTACAGTTAGTAGCGTGAGATTATGGGAGCTAAACAGCGAGTCAATGGAGCTATGCAAAGAAATGGGCGAGATGCCCAGTCTTTTAGTAGAGAAGCTGAGaggtgagattttgagtaCAGTTGTGAATGTGATGGGTGATTTTGTGTTTGTAATCAGTACTTCGGCTCTTGACGAGGTGCTCCTATGCGAGCTAGGCGGCGCGTGTAATAGTTGGAGCAGTGTACGAAATGCGGTGGTGAACGATAAGTGTCGGTTGAGCCAAAGATTGGTGTTCACATGTGCTAACGTGGGCTTGGTCGATTTGCATAGAGCGACAGCAGCTAATGGCAGGCGATTCAGTATTGTAGAAAGCATGGGAGAGTGA
- the LOC8276478 gene encoding ATP-citrate synthase alpha chain protein 1 isoform X1, whose protein sequence is MARKKIREYDSKRLLKEHFKRLSGYELPIKSAQVTESTDFNELAEKEPWLSSGKLVVKPDMLFGKRGKSGLVALNLDLAEVAIFVKERLGKEVEMGGCKGPITTFIVEPFIPHNEEFYLNMVSERLGCSISFSECGGIEIEENWDKVKTIFVPTGASFTSEVCAPLVATLPLEIKGELEQFIKVVFALFQDLDFTFLEMNPFTLVDGKPYPLDMRGELDDTATFKNFKKWGDIEFPMPFGRVMSPTESFIHGLDEKTSASLKFTVLNPKGRIWTMVAGGGASVIYADTVWFCLFGYRISMEMDPSLSFFIFPNIRCLMFLSCPHQVGDLGYASELGNYAEYSGAPNEEEVLQYARVVIDYATSNPDGRKRALVIGGGIANFTDVAATFNGIIRALREKESKLKAARMQIFVRRGGPNYQRGLAKMRILGEEIGIPIEVYGPEATMTGICKQAIDCITAAA, encoded by the exons ATGGCACGCAAGAAGATCAGAGAGTATGATTCTAAGAGATTGTTGAAGGAGCATTTCAAGAGGCTTTCTGGCTATGAATTGCCTATCAAATCTGCACAA GTTACGGAATCAACTGATTTCAATGAGCTAGCAGAGAAGGAACCTTGGCTTTCTTCTGGGAAACTGGTTGTGAAGCCCGACATGTTATTTGGGAAACGGGGCAAGAGTGGTCTGGTTGCTTTAAATCTTGATCTGGCTGAAGTTGCTATTTTTGTGAAAGAACGCCTTGGCAAAGAG GTGGAGATGGGTGGATGTAAAGGACCAATAACAACATTCATCGTTGAACCCTTCATCCCCCACAATGAAGAATTTTATCTTAATATGGTTTCTGAGCGACTTGGTTGCAGCATAAGCTTTTCAGAATGTGGTGGAATTGAAATTGAAGAGAATTGGGATAAG GTCAAGACTATATTTGTTCCAACTGGAGCATCGTTTACTTCTGAAGTATGTGCTCCACTTGTTGCAACCCTCCCATTGGAG ATAAAAGGAGAACTCGAGCAGTTTATTAAAGTTGTTTTTGCTCTATTTCAAG ATCTTGACTTCACTTTCTTAGAGATGAATCCTTTCACTTTGGTTGATGGAAAGCCTTATCCCTTGGATATGAGGGGTGAGCTGGATGATACTGCTACCTTCAAGAACTTCAAGAA ATGGGGAGACATTGAATTCCCAATGCCATTTGGAAGAGTTATGAGCCCCACTGAGAGCTTCATTCATGGGCTAGATGAAAAG ACAAGTGCATCTCTGAAATTCACAGTTCTGAATCCAAAGGGGCGAATTTGGACTATGGTGGCTGGAGGAGGCGCAAGTGTCATCTATGCTGATACTGTATGGTTCTGTTTGTTCGGATACAGGATTTCGATGGAAATGGATCCTtccctttccttttttatttttcccaaTATCAGGTGTCTCATGTTTCTCAGTTGTCCTCATCAGGTCGGAGATCTTGGTTATGCTTCCGAGTTAGGGAACTATGCTGAATACAGTGGAGCCCCCAATGAAGAGGAAGTATTGCAGTATGCTAGAGTTGTAATTGAT TATGCAACTTCTAATCCTGATGGCCGTAAGAGAGCCCTTGTAATTGGAGGAGGAATTGCTAACTTCACTGATGTTGCTGCTACATTTAATGGCATTATTCGAGCCTTGAGGGAGAAG GAATCTAAGCTTAAGGCAGCAAGGATGCAAATATTCGTGAGGAGAGGAGGTCCTAATTACCAGAGAGGTCTTGCAAAAATGAGGATACTTGGAGAAGAAATCGGCATTCCCATTGAG GTTTATGGCCCTGAAGCAACAATGACTGGTATATGCAAGCAGGCAATCGACTGCATCACTGCGGCTGCATAA
- the LOC8276480 gene encoding protein NSP-INTERACTING KINASE 3 isoform X1 has translation MSFWLWRVGLLVLTLVEISSATLSPTGINYEVVALANIKSALHDPYNVLESWDANSVDPCSWRMVTCSPDGYVTALGLPSQSLSGTLSSGIGNLTNLQSVLLQNNAISGPIPFAIGRLEKLQTLDLSNNSFSGDIPASLGDLKNLNYLRLNNNSLTGSCPESLSNIEGLTLVDLSFNNLSGSLPKISARTFKVVGNPLICGPKANNNCSAVLPEPLSLPPDGLKGQSDSGHSGHRIAIAFGASFGAAFSVIIMIGLLVWWRYRRNQQIFFDVNEQYDRDVCLGHLRRYTFKELRAATDHFNSKNILGRGGFGIVYRGCLTDGTVVAVKRLKDYNAAGGEIQFQTEVETISLAVHKNLLRLSGFCTTENERLLVYPYMPNGSVASRLRDHIHGRPALDWARRKKIALGTARGLLYLHEQCDPKIIHRDVKAANILLDEDFEAVVGDFGLAKLLDHRDSHVTTAVRGTVGHIAPEYLSTGQSSEKTDVFGFGILLLELITGQKALDFGRAANQKGVMLDWVKKLHQEGKLNLLVDKDLKGNFDRVELEEMVQVALLCTQFNPSHRPKMSEVLKMLEGDGLAEKWEASQKIETPRFRSCESHPQRYSDFIEESSLVVEAMELSGPR, from the exons ATGAGTTTTTGGCTGTGGAGAGTGGGGCTTTTGGTGTTGACATTAGTGGAGATTTCTTCTGCTACTCTCTCGCCAACTGGTATTAACTATGAAG TGGTAGCTTTGGCTAATATAAAGTCTGCTTTACATGACCCATATAATGTTCTGGAAAGTTGGGATGCTAATTCTGTTGATCCCTGTAGCTGGAGGATGGTTACATGCTCTCCAGATGGATATGTTACTGCTTT GGGACTTCCCAGTCAGAGCTTGTCTGGGACCTTATCTTCTGGGATTGGGAACCTTACTAACTTGCAGTCAGT GTTGCTGCAGAATAATGCTATTTCAGGCCCTATACCTTTTGCAATTGGGAGGTTAGAGAAGCTTCAGACACTTGATCTCTCCAACAATTCATTCAGTGGAGACATACCTGCTTCTTTGGGGGACCTTAAGAACCTGAATTACTT GCGGCTAAATAATAACAGCCTCACTGGATCCTGCCCTGAGTCTCTGTCCAACATTGAAGGCCTTACGCTTGT GGACCTTTCATTTAATAATCTGAGTGGTTCTTTGCCTAAAATATCAGCAAGGACGTTCAA AGTTGTAGGGAATCCCTTAATATGTGGACCAAAAGCCAATAACAACTGTTCTGCTGTCTTGCCAGAGCCTCTATCTCTTCCACCAGATGGTCTGAAAG GTCAGTCAGACTCTGGACACAGTGGCCATCGCATAGCTATTGCTTTTGGTGCCAGCTTTGGTGCTGCCTTTTCCGTAATAATTATGATTGGGCTGCTTGTTTGGTGGCGATATAGACGCAATCAGCagattttctttgatgttaATG AACAATATGACCGAGATGTATGCTTGGGCCATTTGAGAAGGTACACTTTTAAGGAGCTCAGGGCTGCAACTGATCATTTCAATTCAAAAAACATTCTCGGGAGAGGTGGATTTGGAATAGTGTACAGGGGATGCTTGACCGATGGGACTGTGGTAGCTGTTAAAAGGCTGAAGGATTATAATGCTGCTGGCGGTGAAATCCAATTCCAGACAGAAGTAGAGACAATAAGTTTAGCTGTTCACAAAAATCTGCTCAGGCTCTCTGGGTTCTGCACCACTGAGAATGAAAGGCTGCTTGTTTATCCTTATATGCCAAATGGAAGTGTAGCATCCCGATTAAGAG ATCACATTCATGGCCGGCCAGCATTGGACTGGGCAAGGCGAAAGAAGATAGCTTTAGGTACAGCTAGGGGTTTACTTTATTTGCATGAGCAGTGTGACCCAAAGATTATCCATCGTGATGTCAAAGCAGCCAACATTTTGTTGGATGAAGACTTTGAGGCAGTTGTTGGTGATTTTGGGTTGGCAAAGCTTTTGGATCACAGAGATTCACATGTGACCACAGCAGTGCGTGGCACCGTTGGCCACATTGCTCCAGAGTACTTGTCCACTGGTCAGTCTTCAGAAAAGACGGATGTGTTTGGGTTTGGGATATTGCTTCTTGAGCTCATCACAGGTCAGAAAGCCTTGGATTTTGGAAGGGCAGCTAACCAGAAAGGGGTCATGCTTGATTGG GTGAAGAAACTCCATCAAGAAGGAAAACTGAATCTCCTAGTGGATAAGGATCTTAAGGGAAATTTTGACAGAGTGGAATTGGAAGAAATGGTTCAAGTTGCTCTCTTATGTACTCAGTTCAATCCTTCACACCGACCAAAGATGTCTGAAGTATTGAAGATGTTAGAAGGTGACGGTTTAGCTGAAAAATGGGAAGCTTCACAAAAGATTGAGACACCAAGGTTCAGATCATGCGAAAGCCATCCTCAAAGATATTCAGATTTTATAGAAGAATCTTCACTTGTGGTGGAAGCAATGGAGCTTTCTGGCCCTCGGTGA